The sequence below is a genomic window from Streptomyces sp. B21-105.
TGTCGCGGGCCGGTTTCGCCGCCAGCGCGCTGCACCTGCCCCGGGCGGTGCGCGAACAGCGGGCGCACCGCGACCGGGCCGGCGAGATCGCCGAACTCACCGGCCTCGCCGCCCACTTCGACACCCACGTCGCGCTGCTGTCCTACGGCGACCGCAAACGCGTGGAGTTCGCCCGTGCCCTGTGCCTGGAGCCGCGCGTGCTGCTCCTCGACGAGCCGGTCGCCGGCATGAACGGCGCCGAACGCGCCCGCACGGCCGAGGCGATCGCCGCCGTCCGCGCGCGACTCGGCCTGTCCGTACTGCTCGTGGAGCACGACATGGGCCTGGTGATGCGTCTCGCCGACGAGGTCACGGTCCTCGACTTCGGCCGGACCCTCGCCCACGGCTCACCCGACGAGGTGCGCGCCCACCCCGAGGTGCTGCGCGCCTACCTCGGCGTCCCCGGAGAGGACCCCGCATGACCGCCTTCCTCGACAGCGTCCTCGCAGGTCTCGCCCTCGGCGCGGTCTACGCCCTGGTCGCGCTCGGCTTCGTCGTCATCTTCAAGGCGTCGGGCGTGCTCAACTTCGCCCACGGGTCCCTGCTGCTGTTCGGCGGCTACCTGACCGCCGTCCTCCACGACGACCTGGGATTCGCCGGCGCGCTCGCGGTGTCCGTCCTGGCGACCGCGGCGCTCGCCGGCGCACTGGACCGGCTGCTGCTGCAACGCGGCGACCCCGACCCCGGGGCGGCCCATGTGCAGACCATCGTCACCATCGGCGTCGACATCGTGCTGCTGACCGACCTGTCCCGGCGCATCGGCGGCGACCTGCTCACCCTCGGCGACCCCTGGGGCGACTCGGTGACCCGGCTCGGCTCCGTGACCGTCGCCGACAGCCGGATCGCCGCGATCGTCGTGTCCGCGCTGGCCATCGGCGGCGTCTTCGCCCTGTTCCGCTTCACACCCTGGGGCCTCGCCCTGCGGGCCGCCGCCGAGGACACGGAAGCCGCGGCCCTGATGGGGGTGCGGCTGAGCCGGGTGCGGATGCTCGCCTGGTGCCTGGCCGGCGCCCTCGCCGCCCTGGCGGCCGTGTTCCTCGCCGCCTTCCCCGCCCCCGGACTGGAGCGGACAACCGGCCAGATCGCCCTCAACGCCTTCCCGGCGGCGATCCTCGGCGGACTGGCCTCGCCGCCCGGCGCCCTCGCGGGCAGCCTCCTCATCGGCCTGACCGAGGCCCTCGCCGCGGGCTACCAGTCCGAACTGCACGTGCTGGGCGAAGGGTTCGGCGACGTCGCCCCGTACGCGGTGATGGTCGCCGTCCTGCTGGTGCGTCCCACCGGGCTGTTCGGCGCGAAGGGAGCGGCTCGTGTCTGAGCGCACCCCCGAGCGGCCCGTGTCCGCGCGCGTCCTCGAGCGGTTCGTACCCGTGCGCGTCCCCAAGGGCGCGGGCGTGCTCCTGACGGCACTCCTGCTGTGCGCGCCGCCTTTCTACGTCGACGCCTTCTGGCTGCGCATCGGCCTGTTCTCGATGGCCGCCGCCATCGGCGCCGTCGGCCTCGGCCTGCTCACCGGCGCCGCAGGACAGCTCTCCCTGGGCCACGCCTTCTTCCTCGCCGTGGGCGCGTACGGCTACACCTGGCTGGCCGGCGAACCCGGCCCCGGGCTGCCGACCACGCTCGCCGCGCTCCTCGCGGTGCTGCTGGCGGGGGCGGCCGGCGGGCTCTTCAGTCCCGTCGCGGGCCGGGTGCGCGGCATCTACCTGGGCGTCGCCACGCTCGCCCTGGTCTTCCTGGGCCACCATGTGCTGCTCACCGCCGACTCCGTCACCGGCGGCTTCAACGGCCGATCGGTGCCCCCGCTGACCTTCGGCGGGTTCTCCTTCGCCGGCGACGGCTCCTCGCTCGTCGTCCTCGGCGTGCCGTTCGGCGGCGAGGAACGCCTGTGGTACCTCGGGCTGGTGCTGCTGGCCGGCACCTGGTGGACCGCGCGCGGCCTGCTGCGCGGACGCCCGGGACGTGCCCTGACGGCGCTGCGCGACAGCGAGACCGCGGCCGCGGTGATGGGCGTCGACGTCGCCCGCCACCGCTCGGCGGCCTTCGTCGTGTCGTCGATGTACGCGGGCCTGGCCGGGGTCCTGCTCGCGCTGGCCTTCCGCCGGGTGGTCCCCGACTACTTCGGGCTGGCCCTCTCGGTCGACTACCTGGCGATGATCGTCATAGGCGGACTGGGATCCGTCGCCGGAGCCGCCGCGGGCGCCGTGTTCGTCACCGCGCTGCCCCTGCTGATGACCCGTTACGCCGACCAGTTGCCGCTGGTGACCGCCCCCGGCGCCGGCGACGGCGGGATCGGCCCGACCGAGGCGGCCCGCTACCTGTACGGCGCGGCCATCGTCCTCGTCCTGCTGTACGCCCCCGACGGACTGCGTGGCCTCGTCCGCCGCGTCCACGCCCGTCTGCGACCCGCCGCCCCGTCCCCGGCGGCCGCGAACCGTCCACCCGCCTCCGCAGTCCGAGCCAAGGAGCCCACCCCGTGAACCGCACGCAGCGCAGACACCGCACTCCCGTCCCCGTCCTCGCCGCCGCGCTCGCGGCGCTGCTCGTCACGGCCACCGGCTGCAGCTCCAAGGCCGGGGGCGGCGGCGGTGGTTCCGAAGGCGCCGACGGCGTCAAGGCGGGCCCGGGAGTGACCGACAAGACGATCCGGCTGGGCGCTCTCACCGACCTGACCGGCCCCTACGCCACCCTCGGCAAGTCCATCGTGCAGGCCCAGCAGATGTGGGCCGACGAGACCAACGCGGCCGGCGGGGTCTGCGGCCGCAAGGTCGAGATCGTGGTCAAGGACCATGGCTACGACGTGCAGAAGGCGGTCACCGCGTACGCCGACCTCGCCCCGGACGTCGTCGCCCTGCCGCAGGTCGTCGGATCGCCGGTGGTCGCCGCCCTCCTCGACGACATCGAACGCGACCGCCTGCTGACCTTCCCGCAGGCGTGGGCGGCCTCCCTGCTCGGCAAGGACGCCGTCCAGGTCGTCGGCACCACCTACGACGTCGACATGATCGCCGCCGTCGACCTGCTCACCCGGACCAAGGGCCTGGCCAAGGGCGACTCCGTCGGCCATGTCTACTTCGAGGGCGACTACGGCGCCAACGCCCTGGAAGGGTCCACCTGGGCGGCCGGGCGGGCGGGGCTCACGATCGTGCCGCAGAAGATCAAGGCGACCGACACGGATCTGTCGGCGCAGGTGTCGGCGCTGCGCAAGGCGGGCGTGAAGGCCGTCCTGATCAGCGCGGGTCCGGCGCAGACGGCTTCGCTGGTCGGGGTCGCCGCCTCGCGCGGGCTGCGGGTGCCCGTCGTCAGCAGCGCGCCCGGCTTCGCGCCCCAGCTGATGAAGACCCCCGCCGCACCCGCCCTGCTCGCCATGCTGAACGTGGTGAGCGCGGTGCCAGCCGTGAGCTCCGACCTGCCCGGCGTCCGGCGGATGGCGGCCGCCTACGGCAAGAAGTACCCGGACTCCCCGGTGGACGCCGGCACGCTGTCCGGCTACAACGCCGCGCAACTGCTCGGCGCCGACCTCAAGAAGGCCTGCGCGGCCGGCAGCCTGGCCCGGGAGGACGTCGTGAAGGCGCACCGCTCGCAGAAGAACGCCGACACCGGCCTCGGCTCGCCGCAGGACTTCTCCGACGTCGCCAAGCCCGCCGCCCTGTCCACCTATGTGCTCAAGCCGGACGCCAAGGCGCTCGGCGGTGTGGTGGTCGTGGAGGACGCGCACCAGGCGCCGGGCGTCACCGAGTACCTGGCCGACCGTGCGCAGTGACCGTGCGTGGCCGGATCGTGCCCCTGGAGAGTGACAAGTCCGTGTGACATGCATGATTCGCCGGAGTCCGGGCACACGCAGCGCACAACAGAGAGAGGGGCGCTCGTGATCGTTCCGGACCCGAAAATCGCCAGGACGTTGCTGACCCGCTACGCGACGCTGAAGATCGCTCAGGCGGAGAGGGAGACGCCGCAGGCGGCTCGTGAACTCCAGGACGTGACGTACACCTTGTGCGTGCTCATGGGCACCGCCGACGTCCGCGAGGCGGTCGCCGCGGCGGACGCCCTGCTGGAGTCCGCTCCGGTGACGCGCACGCATGCCGAGGGCTCGGACGGCCTGTCGCTGGCCGTCTGAGGCGGCGGGCGGACGGACCCGGCGCGGCGGAGCTCTCCGAGTTCCCGCCGCGTCGGGGCGTTCATTGGGCCGTGGAACCGCACCGGTCGGCGCGCCGGGCATCGCGCTCGGTCGGCGGCCCGGCCAGCCACTCGGCGATGGTGCGGGCGATCGGCTGACCGGTGTCCACCTCCACGAAGCCGAACTGTCCCGACTGGTTGCACTCCAGGAACCACCAGGTGCCGTCGGCGTCCTCCGCGAAGTCGAAGGCCCCGTAGGCGAGTTCCGCCTCCCGTAGATACGTCCGCACCGCCTCGGCCAGGCGCGGCGGCACGTCGACGGGGCACCAGGGCGTCGCGGAGGGCGAGTAGCGCACGTCCACCACGTCGGGGTCGCCGCCGGGGACGGTCTCCTTGCGGGCGGCGAGGATGCGCTCGCCGACCGCGGTCAGCCGGATGTCGGCCCGCTTGGCCACCCGGCGCTGCAGCAGCGTCGGACCGTAGGCGACGGCGGCGAAGTCGGCGTCCGGCGGGACCCGGGTGGTGGGCACCGCCCGGGGCGGATCCTGCGGATGCGCCCCGGACACCGGCTTGACCACCAGGTCCGGATAGCGGTCCGCGAACGCACGGGCCGCCTGCGGGAACGTCGTGACGATCGTGGCCGGCACCGGCAGGCCGCTGCGCTGTGCGAGCCGTAGCTGCCAGGGCTTGTGCCGGGCCCGTACGGACGCGTCCGGATGGTTCATCCAGCGCGCCCCGGTCGCTCGGAGCATGCCGTACAGCGCCTGCGAGGCCTCCTCCGTCAGCCACGCGGACGGCTGGGGCGCCCGGGCAGCCGGGGAGCCGGGCCGGCGGACCCACACCGATCGCAGCCCCTCGAGGCTCACCAGCCGCCCGGCGGAGGACAGATGGCCACGAAAGGCTCCGTGCACGTACTCGCCGGAGAGTGCGACGGTATGGGTCAGATCGGCCGGATCGAGCCGGACGACGGGGACGCCCGCGGCGTTCAGGTGCACGACCACCATGTCCGCCGTGACGTCCTCTTCACAGGTCAGGATGAGCACGGTCATTTTCGTCGGCCTGTGTTCAGTCGTCGAAGTGGGTCTTGGAGCCCGCTGTCGAGGTGGTGGTCGCCAGTTCTCTCAGGAGGGCGTGGTCGCGAGCGGCGATCCGGCCGTCGAAAAGTACGTTCAACTGCATTCCGGGGTCGTAGGCATACGGAGTGGCAAACTCCAACTCAGCCGCGGGGCGTGCGTAGTTGAGCGTGAACGGTTGCATCGTCTCTCCCTCGTCGGTACTGCCTCGATCAAGCGGTGCCGCTGTGCGACGTCACTCGGGCCCGCTGCGTGGTGCTGGATTGGTGCGCCTTCAGTCACTTATACGAATCGAACGGGTGGTTGGTTTCCTTACTCTCCGTGATCGTCGGGGAGTTGGGCGCCGAGCAGGGCGTGGAGCAGGGGAGATCGGGTCGAGCGTTGGTGAAAACGTTCTTCGGAGCGGTCAGTCGGGGAGCCGCTCGGACAGGTGCCCGGTGGTGCGGTCGGGGGCGCGACGCAGCGAACGGAGGGCCAGCACCAGGATGCCGATGTCGTCGAGGTAGACCGGATCCGGCAGCAGATCGGCCGGAAACACGAAGTACAGGACCGCCCCCCAGAACACCCAGCGCGGGCCGGTGGGCAGTCCGGCCCGTCTGAGACCCCGGCGGGTTCTGACCAGCCGGGTCAGCACCGCGGCGGCCGCGGCGAACAGCGCGACGGCCGCCACCGCCACGACGACGACGAGCGTGGTTGGCGCATCCACGGGCCCTCCCCTGTGGTCCGTCGCGCTACGTCCGGCCGTGCTCCGCGCTTGCGGTCCGGACCCCGAGTCGCGGTCCCTGTCTGTCGATTTCCCCGCTTCGGGTGCTCGAATGCCCGTTTCCGGCAGGAATACCGCATCGGACGCCGGCGCAGGGGTGCCGCGATCGAGTCACGCGACCGGCCGGACGGCCTCACAAGGGGGAGGGCCACGCGCGCGGGACGAGGCGAGGGTGCGGGACGAGGCGCGCGCGGGGGACGAGGCGCGCGGGGGACGTCGCGCGCACGCCGTGCGATGCGCGCGCGGGGCGATCGCTGTCGGCGTCCCCCGCGCGCCGGGTGATGTGGTGCGCGCGGGACGCCGGCCCGTGCCTACGGGTGCGGCGTCGCCCCGGGCTCTTCGCCGTCGGCCTCGGGCGCGCGGCCCTGCTCCGGCCCCTCGGCAGAGGTGCTCGCCGGCACCGGCCGCAGGCTCTTGGTGGACTCCTTGAACCGCTCCAGGGTGCGGCCCAGCTGCTGGAACGGCGAGCTGCTCCGCTTGGCAGGCGCCTGCCGCGGCACTCCTGCCTCGGCTGCGGCCTCCCGGTACGCGGCCAGCGCCTCGTGGGCGTGCTCGGCGGCCTCCCGGTACAGATCCCGGGACTCGGTCATCGCCTCCAGCGCGTCCTTGTACATCACCACCAGCGCACGCTCGCGGGCGAGTTCCTCCTCCAGGGTCAGCAGCTGCCACTCCTCGCGCAGCACGGTGAGCGCGGTGTCGCCGCCCTCCGGCAGCGGGCGGGGCAGGGCGGCGAAGCGCTGGACGGCGTCCAGCAGTTCGGTGGGGTGCGTGCCGTCCAGGAACACGTTGCGCACCGAGAAGGCGACGGGGTCGTAGTCGGCCGGAGCGGGCACGCCGGGCAGTACCAGCGCCCCGCCGCGCGACACCTCCGCCCCGGACTCCTTCAGGGCCCAGTTCACCGTGCGCAGCTGGTGCGGGGCAGCCCGGTGTTCGACGACCCGGTGATGCAGCCCGGGCGGGAGCAGCGGGACCAGCGAGCGGCTGCCCTGCTCGTCGGGTGTCATCGCCTCGTGGACGACGAAGTGCACGGCCCAGGTGTCGCGCAGGGCGGCCCGGAGTGTGCGCCTCAGCTCCTTCTCGTCCGCGGGCAGCGGGTTGACGTCGAGGAAACGTTCACCGTTGACGGTCTCGTGGCCCCACGGGGCGTTCTCGTCCCAGGGCCAGAAGACGCCGGCGGGCGACGGCCAGCGCTGGTCCCAGGGTCGCTCCGCCTCCGCCGTCAGCGTCCACTCCTGGCCCCGGCCCGACCACTCGGCGAGGGTGAGCCGGGCCCGGACCGTCACGTCCTCCTCGGGCTGCCACCTGGCCTCGAAGGCGGTCTCTCCGTCGGGCGTGTCGGCTTCGGGAAGCTCGGCGAAATCCTGCACGGCGCCGGCGTCCTCGAGCGTCTGGAGGTTCTTGCGCAGGACGTCCGGCGCGGTCGGTCCGGTGTGGCGGCCACGGGCCTGCCACACCGTGGAGGGCGTCATGGGCGAATCGGTCGCGGCGATGTGCATGGGTCCGTTCATGAGGGGTGGGCGGCCGGGCGGCGGCGCGGCGACGACAGGGCGACGACGTGCGAAGGCCAGTATCGCCCGCCGCGGGGGTGGGTGGTCCGACAGGTGGCGGCGAGGGCGCCCGAAGACGCCCCGTCCAGGAGCCCCTTCCCCGGCGCGACGCCCGCCACGCGTCCGGATCCGCCCGGTCGGCCGTCTCCACCGGGTCCCCCGCGCCCGCGCCGCGTTCACCGGGGCTGCCGAGTCCTCCGCGTCCGCCGGATCCGTCGCATTCGCCGCAGACGCGCGCAGTGTGTGCGCCGCCCGCCCGGGGTGTGCGCCGTGCACCACGGCGGACGCCCCGCACCCAGGGGTTCGCCAGGGTTCGGGTCGGGAGAATGGGACCCGGCGGACGGGGCTCGCCCACCATCCGCGTCGGGGCGGACCCCGTCCGCGTCGGGGCGGACCCCGTCCGCGTCGGGGCGGACCCCGTCCGCGCCGCCCGCCGCGCGACGGCCCGCCCGCCCGTCTCCGCCGGTGTCCGGCGCGCGAGCCGGGCGGCTTCTCCTTTTGCCGGGCGCCCGTCGCGTGCGGACCGGCGGACGGGCCCGGCCCTCGCCGTCGGGCGAACGGGCGGGCATGCCAAAGGAATGTGCCAAAGCCGTCGCCTTCGGCTGCCGCGTTCCGTAACCTCTGGGGCACCCGAACCATCCCGCGCCGCACTTGCACCGCACCAGTCGCCAACGCGCCGAAGGGACACCGGTCATGGCCGTCGAGGTCGAGGTCGCGAACGAACTGCTCCGGCTGCGCGCCCGCATGCCGCAGCTGACGGGGGCGTTGGCGGCCGGCGCCGACGGTCTCGTCCTGGCCCAGGACATGCCGGACGTCCAACCGGAGGGGCTGGCCGCGCTCACCGCGGCGGCGCTCGGCGTCGGCCGCCGCATGGTCGACCTGGCGGCCCGCGGCGACTTCCGCGAACTCCTGGTGCGCGGCGCCGACGGCTACCTCGCGACCTACGCGGCCGGGCCGACCGCCGTACTGACCCTGCTCGCCGACGACCGGGTCGACGTCGGTCGACTGCACATGGAGGGACGGCGCTGCGGCGCACGCATCGCCGAACTCGTGGCCGCCCGGTCCGCGGACGAGCGGCCTCTCGGCACCGGGAGCGGCCGGTTTCCTCCACCGCAGGTCCGCGGACCGATCCAGGGCACGCTGCCGGTCCGCATCCCGCCGCAGTCCCGCCGTCGGCCCTGAATCCAGCGCGCCCCCTTCAGGGCGCCGGTCACCCCGCGCCGCCACCCGCTCCCGGGCGCCCGCGCCGCCCCCCGACGGGGCGCCGCCGCACACCACCGCGTTCCGGGCCGGCGCCGGAGGCGGGTGCGCTGAAGCCGCCGGGGACGAGCCGAGCCGGTCCGGCGGCGGGCATCGCGGGCCCCGACGGAGCCGGCCCGCCGTGCGCCTCCCGTCCCGCACCGGAACCCGGAACTCCCGCCGGGCCGCCGCCCGTACGGGGGTTCGCCTCCGGCTCCGCGTCCCGGGCCGCCGCCGGGTCCGGCACGCGGGGCCGCGGCGGAGCCCCCCGGCTCAGCACGCGCGTGTGGGGCATCAACGACGCGCACGCGGAGCACACTTCGCTGAGCGTCCACACCTGACCCACCGACGGGTCGTGCCGCAGGACGAGGACGACCGTGCCCGCGCAGGAGACCCGGACGTCCTCGTGCGGCGCGCACCGCTGACGGCGGCACCAGCAGGCGGCGTCGTGATGCACCGCCGCGGCCCGGGCGTGCGCGGCGGCGTGGGCCTCGGCGAAACGGCGCAGCGCCGCGAGGTCCCGGGAGCGCGGCGGCATCGCGCACGCGGAGGAGCAGGTGACCGACGCGGTGCGGTCCCGGTGCCCGACCACGCGGATCGTCCAGCAGCGGCCCGGACGGCGGGCCGACGGGGCGTCAGGGTGCATGAGAGCCAAAGCACACGTCCTTCGTGGGGAGGGCGAGAGGAGAGGGAGAGGGAGCGGACCGGGAGCGGTTTCGGCACGCCCCGGCGGAAGTGACCTCGCTCACAGCATGCCCGTGGGCGGCCGGACCATTCGCGCTGTGCCCCCTCCGGCCGACGGACCGCGTGTCGGACGCTGCCTCTAAGCTCCCCCCATGAGCACAGGGGGAACCCACGGACGCGTCGTCGACGGACGCTTCGAACTGGTCGAGCGACTCGGCGGCGGAGGCATGGGTCTGGTGTGGCGGGCCCACGACCTGGTCCTGCACCGCGCGGTGGCGGTGAAGGAGGTGCGGCACGCGGACCCCGACCTCGCCGAGCACGACCCGGCGGCCGCCCGCGTACTGCGCGAGCGCGTCCTGCGCGAGGCCCGTGCGCTGGCGCGCGTCCACCATCCCAACGTCGTCACCATCCATCACATCGTCGACGGCGGCGAGCACACCTATCCGTGGATCGTGATGGAGCTCGTCGAGGGCGGCTCCCTGCAGGACCGGCTGGAACGGGGCGTGATGCCCCCGGTCGAGGCCGCCCGGCTGGGCCGCGAGGTACTGGCCGCGCTGCGCGCCGCGCACGCCGTCGGCATCGAGCACCGTGACGTGAAGCCCGCCAACGTCCTGCTGCGCCCCGACGGACGGCCCGTGCTCACCGACTTCGGCATCGCCGCCGTCCGGGAGTCCGTCTCGCTCACCGCCACCGGCTCGGTCATCGGTTCGCCCGACTTCATGGCGCCGGAACGGGTCAGCGGGAAGGAGGGCGGCCCCGCCTCCGACCTCTGGTCGCTGGCGATGCTGCTGTACGTCGCCGTCGAGGGGCACCATCCGCTGCGCAGGGGCAGCACGCTCGCCACCCTGGCCGCCGTGCTGAGCGAGGACGTGCCCCCGCCGCGCGGCGGGGGACCGCTGACAGCCGTTCTCACGGCGCTCCTCGTGCGCGACCCGCAGGCCCGCCCCGACGCGGCACGGGTCGACCTGATGCTCGCCGCCGTGACCGCCGCCGCGCCGGGGCCGGCCGGGGCCTCCCCGTCCGCTCCCGTCCCGCCGCAGGTCCCCGCTCCGCAGTCCGCGACGACCTCCTACTCGCTCGCCCCGCCCGCGGCCCCGCCGGCCGCCGGCACGGTCGTCCCGCCTGCCGACGCCCGGCCCCCCGCCGGCCGCGGTCGTGGCGCGGCCGTCGCCGTCGCCGTGCTGGCCACCGCTCTGGCCGGCGTCCTGGCGTGGACGCTGCTCCCGTACCTCCAGGACGGCGGGGACGACGGCGGAAGCGGCGCCGCCTCACCGCTCCCCGGCGTGTCCGCGTCGCAGAGCACCCGGCAGGCGGCCTCCGACGCCTCCGGGGCTGCCTCCGACGACGCCTCGGGCGCGGCTGCCGGTGACGCGTCCGGCGGGCAGAAGGTCGACCTGCTCAGCGGGAACGGCGTCAAGAACGTGGTCGCCAAGCTGTCGGCGGCCACGGGCGGGGCGAAGGTGACGAAACTCGCGGTGTACGAGGAGTACGCCATCGCCGAAGTCTCCGTGAAGGGCCGCCCGAAGCTCTACGACCGGTACATGTACCGCGGCGGCGACGTGGCGGTGAAGGACGGCCCGGGCGGCACCGTGATGAACGGCGCGGTCCCGGTCGACCTGGACGTCTACGACTGGGACGCGGTGCCCGCGCTGCTGGCCCGGGCCGCGAAGACCCTCGGCGTCCCCCAGCCCACCAGCCGCTACCTGTTGGTCGACCCGGGGTCCACCGTCTTCGACACCGGACCGTCGATGAGCGTCTACCTGTCCGACGACTACGGCAGCGCCTACCTCCGGGCCGACGTCAAGGGCCGGGTGATCGCGACCTACCCGCGCGACGACGGCTGACGGCTGACGGCTGACGTGTGCCGTGTGGCGTTTCGTCGTGCTGAATATATCGGGAGCCGATATATTCAGTTCCATGGCATCGAGGAGCATGACCCAGCCCGCCTTCTTCGTGCTGACGGCCCTCGCCGACCAGCCGCGGCACGGCTACGGCATCCTGCGGGAGATAGAGGAACTCTCGGACGGCGAGGTGCAGTTGCGGGTGGGCACGCTCTACGGCGTGCTCGACCGGCTCACCGCCGACGGACTCATCGCCCTGGACCGCGAGGAGGTCCAGCAGGGCAGGCTCAGGCGCTACTACCGCGTCACCGACGAGGGCGTCCGGGCCCTCGCGGCGGAAGCCGACCGTATGGCGGCCGGCGCCGACGCGGCCAGACGCCGCATCACCGAGGGCCGCCGCGCCCCCGGAACCGTCATCCCGCCGGCCCCCGGGCCCGGACTCGCCGGAGGTCTGGCATGACCGGTACGACGACCCTTCTCGAAGCGCGCTACCGCGCCGTGCTGCGACTGCTGCCCGCGTAATACCGCGAGGAACGGGAGGAGGAGATGGTCGAGGTCTTCCTCGGGGAGACCGACCGCGACCTCCAGGACCAGAGCCGGCCCACCCTCGGTGAGGCGGCCAGCGTCGCCGCGCTCGCCCTGCGCACCCGCCTGGGCACCGCCGCCGCGCCGCGCCGCTACGCACTGCTCGGCTCGTCGGTCCGGCTCTTCGCGCTCTTCGCCGTACTGCTGCAGGCGGCCGCCGCGGTCGCCGACCGGGCGCTGGAGCTGACCTGGACGTCCACGCACGGCGCCTTCGCCCGGGACATGTTCCTGTCGGGGCTCACCGGGCCGGGGCCGGTCGTCGCCACGGCGGCCGTCGCCGGATGGGTGCTGCCGCTGCTGTGGACGGCCGGCTACTTCGCCCTGCTGCGCGACCGCCGCAGGACCGCGCGGATCGGCGTGCTGCTCGCCGCCCTGCCCAGCCTGTGGCCGTTCCTCGCGCCCTTCGTGACCGACTTCCCCCCGCCGGAGCCGGCCTACGCCACCGCCGTCGCGGCCTTCGCCTGGCTGCCGGCGCTGGCCCTGTGCGCCGCCTGCCACCGCGACGCGCCCCCGGCGGCGCTGCCCGTCGGCACTCCCGGCAAGGTCTGTCTCGGCTGCTGCGTCGTGATGGGCGCCTCCGTCGTCGTCATGCCCGCAGCGGCCGACTCCGTGTGGGCGCCGACCACCTGCTTCGTCCTCGGCGCAGTCGGCTGGCTGGCGCGACGCGGCCGCCGGGGCCGCACCGCGGGCGGGGAGGGGGCGCTCGCCCTGGCCGTGCTCGGGCTGCTCGTCCTCACGCTGCGCCTGGCCGCCGCGTACACCTGGATCGACGTGTCCGT
It includes:
- a CDS encoding PadR family transcriptional regulator — protein: MTQPAFFVLTALADQPRHGYGILREIEELSDGEVQLRVGTLYGVLDRLTADGLIALDREEVQQGRLRRYYRVTDEGVRALAAEADRMAAGADAARRRITEGRRAPGTVIPPAPGPGLAGGLA